In Labrus bergylta chromosome 6, fLabBer1.1, whole genome shotgun sequence, the following proteins share a genomic window:
- the psmg4 gene encoding proteasome assembly chaperone 4: MTETLNGAASDAVTVHNFSEKISEQVVHFHVMKLSGGFFLWVGSTPVLSNLAVSMSSKFDSMPLSTLVMGDPSNTAASSLAQRLAKRTKKQVFVSYSIPMTDSSLGLLVENRIKKELELHPEHF; this comes from the exons atgactgaaACTCTGAACGGAGCGGCGTCCGATGCCGTGACGGTGCACAACTTCTCGGAGAAGATTTCGGAGCAGGTCGTTCACTTCCACGTGATGAAGCTCAGCGGGGGGTTCTTCCTGTGGGTCGGATCCACTCCGGTGCTGTCCAACCTGGCGGTCTCCATGAGCAGCAAATTT GATTCGATGCCTTTATCCACTTTAGTCATGGGGGACCCGTCCAATACTGCTGCAAGCTCCTTGGCTCAGAGATTAG CGAAGAGGACCAAAAAGCAGGTTTTTGTGAGTTACAGTATTCCCATGACGGACTCCAGTCTCGGTCTTCTGGTGGAGAACAGGATCAAAAAGGAGCTGGAGCTTCACCCCGAGCACTTCTGA
- the bphl gene encoding valacyclovir hydrolase isoform X2, whose product MALCVGRARFLLRYRSDIQRAMTATRPYSSSEASGRQRVNGVDLYYEQTGGGKHALLLLPGALGSTRTDFGPQLKSLNKECFTVIGWDPRGYGRSRPPERDFPLDFFERDAKDAVDLMKALGFGKFSLLGWSDGGITALIAAARFPDLINRMVVWGANAFVTQQDLQLYEGIRDVFKWSARMRQPLEEVYGAETFAKNWGAWVDGFAQFSKRPEGSICIELLPLIRCPTLIVQGEKDPIVPNSHAHFLSKHIKGSRLHLMPEGKHNLHLRYAGEFNKLAEDFLEDGER is encoded by the exons aTGGCGCTGTGTGTTGGCAGAGCTCGTTTCCTCCTCAGATACAGAAGTGACATTCAACGAGCCATGACAGCGACTCGGCCGTACAG CTCTTCTGAGGCGTCAGGCAGGCAGCGTGTTAACGGAGTGGATCTGTACTACGAACAGACGGGCGGAGGGAAACACGCTCTGCTTCTGCTTCCTGGTGCTCTCG GAAGCACTCGGACTGATTTTGGCCCTCAGCTGAAGTCTCTGAACAAGGAATGCttcactgtgattggctgggaTCCTCGTGGTTATGGACGGTCCCGCCCCCCAGAGAGAGACTTCCCTCTGGACTTCTTTGAGAGGGATGCAAAGGATGCAGTGGATCTGATGAAG GCATTGGGCTTTGGAAAGTTCTCTCTGCTTGGCTGGAGTGACGGAGGGATCACAGCTCTGATCGCAGCAGCGAGGTTCCCTGACCTGATCAACAGGATGGTCGTTTGGGGAGCGAATGCCTTCGTCACCCAGCAAGACCTCCAGCTTTACGAGG ggATCCGTGATGTCTTCAAGTGGAGTGCGAGGATGAGGCAGCCCTTGGAGGAGGTGTACGGAGCGGAAACATTCGCTAAAAACTGGGGGGCGTGGGTGGATGGATTCGCACAGTTTTCAAAGAGACCAGAAG GGAGTATCTGCATTGAGCTGCTTCCTCTAATCCGCTGTCCGACCCTCATCGTCCAAGGAGAGAAAGACCCCATAGTGCCAAACTCTCATGCGCATTTCCTCTCTAAGCACATCAAAGGATCACG ATTACACCTGATGCCAGAAGGTAAACACAACCTGCACCTGAGATATGCCGGTGAATTCAACAAACTGGCCGAAGACTTCCTGGAAGACGGAGAGCGATGA
- the bphl gene encoding valacyclovir hydrolase isoform X1: MALCVGRARFLLRYRSDIQRAMTATRPYSSSSEASGRQRVNGVDLYYEQTGGGKHALLLLPGALGSTRTDFGPQLKSLNKECFTVIGWDPRGYGRSRPPERDFPLDFFERDAKDAVDLMKALGFGKFSLLGWSDGGITALIAAARFPDLINRMVVWGANAFVTQQDLQLYEGIRDVFKWSARMRQPLEEVYGAETFAKNWGAWVDGFAQFSKRPEGSICIELLPLIRCPTLIVQGEKDPIVPNSHAHFLSKHIKGSRLHLMPEGKHNLHLRYAGEFNKLAEDFLEDGER, from the exons aTGGCGCTGTGTGTTGGCAGAGCTCGTTTCCTCCTCAGATACAGAAGTGACATTCAACGAGCCATGACAGCGACTCGGCCGTACAG CAGCTCTTCTGAGGCGTCAGGCAGGCAGCGTGTTAACGGAGTGGATCTGTACTACGAACAGACGGGCGGAGGGAAACACGCTCTGCTTCTGCTTCCTGGTGCTCTCG GAAGCACTCGGACTGATTTTGGCCCTCAGCTGAAGTCTCTGAACAAGGAATGCttcactgtgattggctgggaTCCTCGTGGTTATGGACGGTCCCGCCCCCCAGAGAGAGACTTCCCTCTGGACTTCTTTGAGAGGGATGCAAAGGATGCAGTGGATCTGATGAAG GCATTGGGCTTTGGAAAGTTCTCTCTGCTTGGCTGGAGTGACGGAGGGATCACAGCTCTGATCGCAGCAGCGAGGTTCCCTGACCTGATCAACAGGATGGTCGTTTGGGGAGCGAATGCCTTCGTCACCCAGCAAGACCTCCAGCTTTACGAGG ggATCCGTGATGTCTTCAAGTGGAGTGCGAGGATGAGGCAGCCCTTGGAGGAGGTGTACGGAGCGGAAACATTCGCTAAAAACTGGGGGGCGTGGGTGGATGGATTCGCACAGTTTTCAAAGAGACCAGAAG GGAGTATCTGCATTGAGCTGCTTCCTCTAATCCGCTGTCCGACCCTCATCGTCCAAGGAGAGAAAGACCCCATAGTGCCAAACTCTCATGCGCATTTCCTCTCTAAGCACATCAAAGGATCACG ATTACACCTGATGCCAGAAGGTAAACACAACCTGCACCTGAGATATGCCGGTGAATTCAACAAACTGGCCGAAGACTTCCTGGAAGACGGAGAGCGATGA